In Streptomyces sp. NBC_00414, a single window of DNA contains:
- a CDS encoding polysaccharide deacetylase family protein: protein MSGSREPRVPILMYHAVSKMPNDATRALSVTPEAFHEQMAVLSGSGFTPVDTADLARSWRTSGPLPDRPVLITFDDGYAGVHRHALPVLSRHGFAATLFVSTGWLRGEYDTGGGLDEMLDWDQVRELAATGVEIGGHSHTHPQLDQLSDDALRFEVRRCREIVSDELGVRPDSFAYPYGYSSRRVRRAVREAGFAQSLAVGNALARRRQGPYALRRVTVRRSTGIEEFERLVEGRAIARTFARDRALTKGYAMVRRARQVRRKAIRSRV from the coding sequence ATGAGCGGATCACGCGAGCCACGCGTGCCGATCCTCATGTACCACGCGGTGTCCAAGATGCCGAACGACGCCACCCGCGCCCTGTCCGTGACACCCGAGGCGTTCCACGAACAGATGGCGGTGTTGAGCGGCTCGGGCTTCACGCCGGTCGACACGGCTGATCTGGCGCGGAGTTGGCGCACCTCGGGCCCGCTTCCCGACCGACCCGTACTGATCACCTTCGACGACGGCTACGCGGGCGTGCACCGGCACGCCCTGCCCGTGCTCTCCCGGCACGGCTTCGCGGCCACGCTGTTCGTGTCGACCGGCTGGCTGCGCGGGGAGTACGACACCGGGGGCGGCCTCGACGAGATGCTCGACTGGGACCAGGTGCGCGAACTCGCGGCCACGGGCGTGGAGATCGGCGGCCACAGCCACACCCATCCGCAGCTGGACCAACTGAGCGACGACGCACTGCGGTTCGAAGTGCGGCGCTGCCGGGAGATCGTCTCCGACGAACTGGGCGTGCGCCCGGATTCGTTCGCGTACCCGTACGGCTACTCCAGCCGGCGGGTGCGCCGGGCCGTGCGCGAGGCGGGCTTCGCCCAGTCGCTCGCCGTGGGCAACGCTCTCGCGCGCCGCCGTCAGGGACCGTACGCGCTGCGGCGGGTCACCGTGCGCCGCAGCACCGGGATCGAGGAGTTCGAGCGGCTCGTCGAGGGCCGCGCGATCGCTCGTACCTTCGCCAGGGACCGTGCCCTCACCAAGGGGTACGCCATGGTCCGCAGAGCACGACAGGTTCGCCGGAAGGCCATCCGTTCCCGTGTCTGA
- a CDS encoding glycosyltransferase family 2 protein has translation MSTPDFSVVVCVYTEDRWEDILAAVASVRTQSRPARETLLVVDHNQALLDRLSKEYKETEEVRVLANAGPRGLSAGRNTGIAASRGDVIAFLDDDAVAERDWLRHFAEGYADPLVMAVGGRTMPIWASGRRPAWFPAEFDWVVGCTYKGLPPGRVRVRNVLGGNASFRRTAFDAAGGFATGIGRDGDKRPLGCEETELCIRLTRARPDAVLLIDDRAVIHHRVPEAREHFAYFRTRTYAEGLSKALVARSVGADKGLESERRYATRVLPAGVARGLRDALLARPGGAGRAAAIVAGVATAAGGYVLGSLRARRDGAAFSVAPVVRIEEADR, from the coding sequence TTGAGCACTCCGGACTTCTCAGTGGTCGTCTGCGTCTACACCGAGGACCGCTGGGAGGACATTCTCGCGGCGGTCGCCTCGGTGCGGACGCAGTCCCGGCCCGCCCGGGAGACCCTGCTGGTCGTGGACCACAACCAGGCGCTCCTGGACCGGCTGTCGAAGGAGTACAAGGAGACGGAGGAGGTGCGGGTGCTCGCCAACGCGGGCCCCCGCGGCCTGTCCGCGGGCCGCAACACCGGCATCGCGGCCTCCCGCGGCGACGTCATCGCCTTCCTCGACGACGACGCGGTGGCCGAGCGCGACTGGCTCCGCCACTTCGCCGAGGGGTACGCGGACCCGCTCGTGATGGCGGTCGGCGGCCGGACGATGCCGATCTGGGCGTCGGGGCGCCGGCCCGCCTGGTTCCCGGCGGAGTTCGACTGGGTCGTGGGCTGCACGTACAAGGGGCTGCCGCCCGGCCGGGTCCGGGTGCGCAACGTACTCGGCGGCAACGCCTCGTTCCGCCGCACGGCCTTCGACGCGGCGGGCGGTTTCGCGACCGGTATCGGGCGCGACGGCGACAAGCGTCCGCTGGGCTGCGAGGAGACGGAGCTGTGCATCCGGCTCACCCGCGCCCGGCCCGACGCCGTCCTGCTGATCGACGACCGCGCGGTGATCCACCACCGGGTGCCCGAGGCACGCGAGCACTTCGCGTACTTCCGCACCCGGACGTACGCCGAAGGTCTGTCGAAGGCCCTGGTCGCCCGGAGTGTCGGCGCGGACAAGGGACTTGAGTCGGAGCGCCGCTACGCCACGCGGGTGCTGCCCGCCGGAGTCGCGCGCGGACTGCGCGACGCGCTGCTCGCGCGCCCCGGCGGCGCGGGCCGGGCCGCCGCCATCGTCGCCGGAGTGGCGACGGCGGCGGGCGGGTACGTACTCGGGAGCCTCCGGGCGCGCAGGGACGGGGCTGCGTTCTCGGTGGCCCCGGTCGTCCGGATCGAGGAGGCCGACCGATGA
- a CDS encoding glycosyltransferase family 2 protein, whose translation MTSFLRPAVSGQDQIQGQIQGHIQDQTTAGKYRPISTHLAITPPVSIVIPAMNEAENLPFVFKTLPQWIHEVVLVDGNSTDDTVAVARELWPDVKVVKQLGKGKGDALITGFEACTGDIIVMVDADGSADGHEIVSYVSALVSGADFAKGSRFANGGGTDDMTPIRKLGNWALCTVVNRKFGARYTDLCYGYNAFWRHCLDKIDLDCTGFEVETLMNIRVVKAGLKVQEIPSHEYVRIHGASNLRAVRDGLRVLKVILKERSNRRSLRRRPHSVVLGSGPGEVS comes from the coding sequence ATGACTTCTTTTCTGCGCCCGGCAGTTTCGGGACAAGATCAGATTCAAGGCCAGATCCAAGGTCACATTCAAGATCAGACAACAGCCGGTAAGTACCGGCCCATATCGACTCACCTGGCCATAACGCCTCCGGTGAGCATCGTGATTCCTGCCATGAACGAGGCGGAGAATCTCCCGTTCGTCTTCAAGACGCTTCCGCAGTGGATTCACGAAGTGGTTCTCGTCGACGGCAATTCCACCGACGACACCGTGGCGGTGGCCCGCGAGCTGTGGCCCGACGTCAAGGTCGTCAAGCAGCTCGGCAAAGGCAAGGGCGACGCCCTGATCACCGGTTTCGAGGCGTGCACCGGCGACATCATCGTCATGGTCGACGCGGACGGCTCGGCCGACGGTCACGAGATCGTCAGTTACGTCTCCGCGCTGGTCTCCGGGGCGGACTTCGCGAAGGGTTCGCGGTTCGCCAACGGCGGCGGCACGGACGACATGACGCCGATCAGAAAGCTCGGCAACTGGGCACTGTGCACGGTCGTCAACCGCAAGTTCGGCGCCCGCTACACCGATCTCTGCTACGGATACAACGCCTTCTGGCGGCACTGCCTGGACAAGATCGACCTCGACTGCACGGGCTTCGAGGTGGAGACCCTGATGAACATCCGGGTGGTCAAGGCCGGGCTCAAGGTCCAGGAGATACCGAGCCACGAGTACGTCCGCATCCACGGCGCGAGCAACCTGCGGGCCGTACGTGACGGGCTGCGGGTGCTCAAGGTGATCCTCAAGGAGCGTTCCAACCGGCGCTCCCTGCGCCGCCGTCCGCACTCCGTGGTGCTCGGCTCCGGTCCGGGAGAGGTGTCTTGA
- a CDS encoding GNAT family N-acetyltransferase: protein MDISVYRPGELTSADRSAWTAFQAKAHLHDTPELANPFLSPEFTLAVGRCRRGVRIAVVREDGEPAAFFPFHTTAAGVGRAVGLGISDCQGLVHRPGFTWDAREMLRACGLSVWEFDHLAGGQAPFEAGASGSFPSPVIDIDRGYEAYLTQLRARSPKFTRTTLAKERKLGRDHADVRYVHDERDPEVLRTLMRWKSAQYRRTGRSDRFAHSWIAELAHQLFHSRSDSFAGLLSVLYAGGQPIAAHFGLRSERVLACWFPAYDPAFSKYSPGLILHLRMAEAAAADGIAYLDLGRGQKEYKDSLKTRELTVSEGWVARRHPVAFGHRARRAPVRALRNAVLGRPELFEPADKMLKRMGKIRSSGQVTAKPTKT, encoded by the coding sequence GTGGACATCAGCGTGTATCGCCCCGGTGAACTGACCTCCGCCGACCGGTCGGCGTGGACGGCCTTCCAGGCGAAGGCCCACCTGCACGACACACCCGAACTGGCGAACCCGTTCCTGTCACCCGAGTTCACCCTCGCCGTGGGCCGCTGCCGCCGCGGCGTACGGATCGCGGTCGTCAGGGAGGACGGCGAGCCCGCCGCGTTCTTCCCCTTCCACACGACCGCCGCCGGCGTCGGCCGGGCCGTCGGCCTGGGGATCTCGGACTGCCAGGGCCTGGTCCACCGGCCCGGCTTCACCTGGGACGCCCGCGAAATGCTGCGGGCCTGCGGGCTCTCCGTGTGGGAGTTCGACCACCTGGCGGGAGGCCAGGCGCCGTTCGAGGCGGGAGCCTCCGGCAGCTTCCCCTCGCCGGTCATCGACATCGACCGCGGCTACGAGGCCTATCTGACCCAACTGCGCGCGCGGTCACCGAAGTTCACCCGGACCACGCTCGCCAAGGAGCGCAAGCTGGGCCGCGACCACGCGGACGTGCGGTACGTGCACGACGAGCGCGACCCCGAGGTGCTGCGCACGCTGATGCGGTGGAAGTCGGCGCAGTACCGCAGGACCGGCCGCAGCGACCGCTTCGCGCACAGCTGGATCGCCGAACTGGCCCATCAGCTCTTCCACAGCCGTTCCGATTCGTTCGCCGGACTCCTGTCGGTGCTCTACGCGGGCGGGCAGCCGATCGCCGCCCACTTCGGACTGCGCTCCGAGCGGGTACTGGCGTGCTGGTTCCCCGCGTACGACCCGGCGTTCTCGAAATACTCCCCCGGCCTGATCCTGCATTTGCGCATGGCGGAGGCGGCTGCCGCCGACGGCATCGCCTATCTGGATCTCGGCCGGGGCCAGAAGGAATACAAGGACTCCCTGAAGACACGGGAACTCACCGTGTCCGAAGGGTGGGTTGCGCGCCGCCATCCCGTGGCGTTCGGGCACCGGGCGCGACGCGCCCCCGTCCGGGCTCTGCGTAATGCGGTGCTGGGGAGGCCGGAGTTGTTCGAGCCGGCCGACAAGATGCTCAAACGGATGGGGAAAATCCGTTCGAGCGGTCAAGTAACGGCCAAACCAACAAAAACGTGA
- a CDS encoding S8 family peptidase, which translates to MAQLRSKKIRIAAATSVVTAALLGAVTALPAQAAPAEGRVLAAGSPTAVKDSYIVTLKKGVDFKASSAEGKSLIKEYGGTVAKTFGAALNGYSANLSATEARRLAADPSVATVEQNQTVRASDTTQSNAPWGLDRSDQASLPLSGTYTYPDTAGGGVTAYVIDTGVRITHSQISGRASYGYDAVDGDTVASDGNGHGTHVATTIAGSTYGIAKKAKIVAVRVLDNAGSGTTAGVIAGINWVTANHSGPSVANLSLGGGASSTLDAAVSNSIASGVTYAVAAGNSSANASSYSPARVAAAITVGATTSTDAKASYSNYGSVLDIFAPGSSITAGWYTSDTATNTISGTSMATPHVAGAAAVYLAGHTSATPAQVATALVNGATTGKVTSPGTGSPNRLLKIVP; encoded by the coding sequence ATGGCACAGCTGCGTAGCAAGAAGATCCGGATCGCCGCGGCGACCTCCGTCGTGACCGCCGCCCTGCTCGGCGCCGTCACCGCGCTCCCCGCCCAGGCCGCGCCGGCCGAGGGCCGGGTCCTGGCGGCGGGCTCCCCCACCGCCGTCAAGGACAGCTACATCGTCACGCTCAAGAAGGGCGTGGACTTCAAGGCCTCGTCGGCCGAGGGCAAGAGCCTCATCAAGGAGTACGGCGGCACCGTCGCGAAGACGTTCGGCGCCGCGCTGAACGGTTACTCGGCGAACCTCTCCGCGACGGAGGCCCGCAGACTCGCCGCCGACCCGTCGGTGGCCACGGTCGAGCAGAACCAGACCGTGCGCGCGAGCGACACCACCCAGTCCAACGCCCCCTGGGGCCTGGACCGCTCCGACCAGGCGTCGCTGCCGCTCTCCGGCACGTACACCTACCCGGACACCGCGGGCGGCGGGGTGACGGCGTACGTCATCGACACCGGCGTGCGCATCACGCACTCGCAGATCAGCGGGCGGGCCAGCTACGGCTACGACGCCGTGGACGGCGACACCGTCGCCTCCGACGGCAACGGTCACGGCACGCACGTCGCCACGACCATCGCGGGCTCGACCTACGGCATCGCCAAGAAGGCGAAGATCGTGGCGGTCCGCGTGCTCGACAACGCCGGGTCCGGCACCACCGCGGGCGTCATCGCCGGCATCAACTGGGTGACCGCGAACCACAGCGGCCCCTCGGTCGCCAACCTGTCGCTCGGCGGCGGCGCCTCCTCCACGCTGGACGCCGCGGTGTCCAACTCCATCGCGAGCGGGGTGACCTACGCGGTCGCGGCGGGCAACAGCAGCGCCAACGCCTCGTCGTACTCGCCGGCCCGGGTCGCCGCGGCGATCACCGTCGGCGCCACCACCAGCACGGACGCCAAGGCCAGCTACTCGAACTACGGCTCGGTGCTGGACATCTTCGCCCCGGGTTCGTCGATCACGGCGGGCTGGTACACCAGCGACACCGCGACGAACACGATCTCGGGTACGTCGATGGCCACGCCGCATGTCGCCGGTGCGGCGGCCGTCTATCTGGCGGGCCACACCTCGGCCACGCCTGCGCAGGTCGCCACGGCGCTGGTGAACGGCGCCACCACCGGCAAGGTCACCTCGCCCGGCACCGGCTCCCCGAACCGCCTCCTGAAGATAGTCCCGTAA
- a CDS encoding SGNH/GDSL hydrolase family protein → MRRSRLTAYVTSLLLAAAFALTGAATAQASQQAAATGYVALGDSYSSGVGAGSYIGSSGDCKRSTKAYPYLWAAAHSPSSFSFTACSGARTGDVLANQLGPLGSGTGLVSISVGGNDAGFADVMTTCVLQSDSACVARVNTAKAYVDSTLPGKLDSVYSAISAKAPSAHVVVLGYPRFYKLSGSCLAGLSERERAAINGAADYLDSAIAKRAADHGFTFGDVRPTFTNHEICSGNAWLHSVNWLNIGESYHPTAAGQSGGYLPVLTASA, encoded by the coding sequence ATGAGACGTTCCCGACTTACGGCATACGTGACCTCGCTCCTCCTCGCCGCCGCCTTCGCCCTCACCGGGGCAGCGACGGCCCAGGCGTCCCAACAAGCCGCCGCCACGGGCTATGTGGCCCTCGGCGACTCCTACTCCTCAGGTGTGGGCGCGGGCAGTTACATCGGCTCAAGCGGTGACTGCAAGCGCAGCACGAAGGCCTACCCCTACCTCTGGGCCGCCGCCCATTCACCCTCGTCGTTCAGTTTCACCGCCTGCTCGGGCGCTCGTACGGGTGATGTTCTGGCCAACCAGCTGGGCCCGCTCGGCTCCGGCACCGGCCTCGTCTCGATCTCCGTCGGCGGAAACGACGCCGGTTTCGCCGACGTCATGACGACCTGTGTCCTGCAGTCCGACAGCGCCTGCGTGGCCCGCGTCAACACGGCGAAGGCCTACGTCGACTCGACACTCCCCGGCAAGCTCGACTCGGTCTACTCGGCGATCAGCGCCAAGGCCCCGTCGGCCCACGTCGTCGTCCTGGGCTACCCCCGCTTCTACAAGCTGAGCGGCAGCTGCCTGGCCGGTCTCTCCGAGAGGGAACGGGCCGCCATCAACGGCGCCGCCGACTACCTGGACAGCGCCATCGCCAAGCGTGCCGCCGATCACGGCTTCACGTTCGGCGACGTACGCCCCACCTTCACCAACCACGAGATCTGCTCGGGCAACGCCTGGCTGCACAGCGTCAACTGGCTGAACATCGGCGAGTCCTACCACCCGACCGCCGCCGGCCAGTCGGGCGGCTACCTGCCCGTCCTCACCGCCTCGGCCTGA
- a CDS encoding serine/threonine-protein kinase, with amino-acid sequence MSEEPGSERVIAGRYRLLSPLGEGGMGTVWRARDEVLHREVAVKEVRAPGGLPGPDVERMYARLEREAWAAARVSNRNVVTVYDVAMEDGRPWIVMELIRGIALSDALDAEGPQSPQRAAHIGAEVLAALRAAHEAGVLHRDVKPGNVLLSNDGRVVLTDFGIATVEGSSALTMTGEVIGSPEFLAPERALGRTPGPESDLWSLGVLLYAAVEGNSPFRQNTPLSTLRAVVDEELPPPLRAGPLAPVIEGLLRKDPAERMSAEDAERDLRLVSAGGTPRTGTAPYSPTVAAFSQPDATQPAPVPAYSPAAPGPRQTPTATTTTAQPAHPRRALIVMIAGLAALALAIAGLSYALINRDDGGDGGSGAGSSNGGTTGGGSTGGDDSGGTDGGGTDGGSTTGGQSAPAPTQSVTVTVSGSHTDYTGVCPPPREGAPTFTATFTVGVVPVDVEYRWVTETGEVSDPSWKTLSFPQGGGKTKQNTVVLTTYDASGKYENKVGVEVRAPQETKSNQVPFSVGCETEAPTGGTSDSGSPQALAPNGAVRPRS; translated from the coding sequence GTGTCCGAAGAGCCGGGCAGTGAACGCGTGATCGCGGGCCGCTACCGACTGCTCTCGCCGCTGGGTGAGGGCGGGATGGGGACGGTGTGGCGGGCCCGCGACGAGGTGCTGCACCGCGAGGTCGCGGTCAAGGAGGTACGGGCCCCGGGCGGGCTGCCGGGCCCCGACGTCGAGCGGATGTACGCGCGTCTGGAGCGGGAGGCGTGGGCGGCGGCCCGGGTCTCGAACCGCAATGTGGTGACGGTCTACGACGTGGCGATGGAGGACGGCCGCCCGTGGATCGTGATGGAGCTGATCCGCGGGATCGCGCTGTCCGACGCGCTGGACGCCGAGGGCCCGCAGTCCCCGCAGCGGGCCGCCCACATCGGCGCGGAAGTGCTCGCCGCGCTGCGGGCCGCGCACGAGGCGGGGGTCCTGCACCGGGACGTGAAGCCGGGCAACGTCCTGCTGTCGAACGACGGCCGTGTCGTGCTCACCGACTTCGGTATCGCCACGGTCGAGGGCAGTTCGGCGCTCACCATGACCGGCGAGGTGATCGGCTCGCCCGAGTTCCTCGCCCCGGAGCGGGCCCTCGGCCGTACGCCGGGGCCGGAGTCCGACCTGTGGTCGCTCGGCGTGCTCCTGTACGCGGCCGTCGAGGGCAACTCGCCGTTCCGGCAGAACACCCCGCTCAGCACCTTGCGCGCGGTCGTCGACGAGGAGTTGCCGCCCCCGCTCCGGGCGGGCCCGCTCGCCCCGGTCATCGAGGGGCTGTTGCGCAAGGACCCGGCGGAGCGCATGTCGGCCGAGGACGCGGAGCGGGATCTCCGGCTCGTCTCGGCCGGCGGCACTCCCCGTACGGGCACCGCGCCCTACTCGCCGACGGTCGCGGCGTTCTCCCAGCCGGACGCGACGCAGCCGGCCCCGGTGCCGGCGTACTCGCCCGCCGCCCCCGGCCCGCGGCAGACTCCGACCGCCACGACGACGACCGCGCAGCCGGCTCATCCGCGGCGCGCCCTGATCGTCATGATCGCGGGCCTCGCCGCTCTCGCCCTGGCCATCGCGGGCCTGAGTTACGCGCTGATCAACCGGGACGACGGAGGCGACGGAGGGAGCGGGGCGGGCAGTTCGAACGGCGGGACGACCGGCGGCGGCTCGACGGGCGGTGACGACAGCGGCGGAACCGACGGGGGCGGCACCGACGGCGGCTCGACCACGGGGGGCCAGTCGGCGCCCGCGCCCACGCAGTCCGTGACGGTGACGGTCTCGGGCTCGCACACCGACTACACCGGCGTCTGCCCGCCGCCCCGGGAGGGGGCTCCGACCTTCACGGCGACGTTCACCGTGGGCGTCGTACCGGTCGATGTGGAGTACCGCTGGGTGACGGAGACCGGCGAGGTGTCGGACCCGAGCTGGAAGACCCTTTCGTTCCCGCAGGGCGGCGGGAAGACCAAGCAGAACACGGTCGTCCTGACGACGTACGACGCGTCCGGGAAGTACGAGAACAAGGTCGGTGTGGAGGTCCGCGCCCCGCAGGAGACGAAGTCGAACCAGGTGCCCTTCTCGGTCGGCTGCGAGACGGAGGCCCCGACGGGCGGGACCTCCGACTCCGGCTCCCCTCAGGCACTGGCCCCGAACGGAGCGGTCAGGCCTCGGAGCTGA
- a CDS encoding HoxN/HupN/NixA family nickel/cobalt transporter produces MAACAFVLIPSGTASAHPLGNFTVNRYDGLVVAPGKLRILHVEDLAEIPATQAQPDIDKAGMGSWARERCETAAGKSRVTVGGKPVALSVGESRARVRPGQAGLKTLRVECRWTAALPDGKLSLRFRASVDDGPGWREVTARGDRTTLTSSDVPEKSLSGELTKYPKELLSSPADTATASLRVRPGGPALVEEKADAPASSVLPRGADRFTRALDDLVSRHDLTLGFAALALGIAVLLGALHALAPGHGKTIMAATAAARGDATMRDVLPLAASVTVTHTLGVVALGILVTAGSAAAPSVIAWLGVMSGVIVTVAGATLVRRAWQQRGHGHGHSHSHGHGHSHSHGHGHAHSHGPAHTHDHGDGDEHGHGDGHTHDHGDAHEQEHGHGHAHPHPHSHGPALKLKDTLLLGFAGGLVPSPSAVVVLVGAAALGKAWFGLLLVLAYGAGLALTLTAAGFAVVKVGSRVAKAIENGARWSGGKTAALVRRATPLGSAFVVVALGAGLVFKGAATALG; encoded by the coding sequence ATGGCCGCCTGCGCATTCGTACTGATCCCCTCCGGGACGGCCTCGGCGCATCCGCTGGGGAACTTCACCGTCAACCGGTACGACGGTCTCGTCGTCGCTCCCGGAAAGCTGCGGATCCTGCACGTGGAGGACCTCGCGGAGATCCCGGCGACCCAGGCACAGCCCGACATCGACAAGGCGGGCATGGGCAGTTGGGCCCGGGAGCGGTGCGAGACGGCGGCCGGGAAGAGCCGGGTGACCGTGGGCGGCAAACCCGTCGCCCTGAGCGTGGGCGAGAGCCGGGCCCGGGTACGGCCCGGACAGGCCGGCCTCAAGACCCTTCGTGTGGAGTGCCGTTGGACGGCCGCACTGCCGGACGGGAAGCTGTCGCTGCGCTTCCGCGCCTCCGTGGACGACGGGCCCGGCTGGCGCGAGGTCACGGCGCGCGGCGACCGGACGACCCTCACCTCCTCGGACGTACCCGAGAAGTCCTTGTCGGGTGAACTGACCAAGTATCCCAAGGAGTTGCTGTCGTCCCCGGCGGACACGGCGACCGCCTCGCTGCGGGTGCGGCCCGGCGGTCCCGCGCTCGTCGAGGAGAAGGCCGACGCGCCCGCCTCGTCCGTGCTGCCGCGCGGCGCCGACCGCTTCACACGCGCACTGGACGACCTGGTGTCCCGCCACGATCTGACGCTGGGCTTCGCCGCGCTCGCCCTGGGCATCGCCGTGCTCCTCGGCGCGCTGCACGCCCTCGCCCCGGGGCACGGCAAGACCATCATGGCCGCCACGGCCGCCGCCCGCGGTGACGCCACGATGCGTGACGTGCTGCCGCTCGCCGCCTCCGTGACCGTCACCCACACACTCGGTGTGGTCGCCCTGGGCATCCTCGTCACCGCCGGTTCGGCGGCCGCGCCCTCGGTGATCGCCTGGCTGGGCGTGATGAGCGGCGTCATCGTCACGGTGGCCGGCGCGACCCTCGTACGACGGGCCTGGCAGCAGCGCGGACACGGGCACGGCCACTCCCACTCGCACGGCCACGGGCATTCGCACAGTCACGGCCACGGCCATGCGCACAGCCACGGTCCGGCGCACACGCACGACCACGGGGACGGCGACGAGCACGGCCACGGGGACGGCCACACACACGATCACGGGGATGCCCACGAGCAGGAACACGGGCACGGGCATGCGCACCCCCATCCCCACTCGCACGGCCCGGCTCTCAAGCTCAAGGACACGCTTCTCCTCGGTTTCGCGGGAGGTCTCGTCCCCAGCCCCTCCGCCGTGGTCGTGCTCGTCGGCGCGGCGGCACTCGGCAAGGCGTGGTTCGGGTTGCTGCTCGTGCTGGCGTACGGGGCGGGCCTCGCGCTCACCCTCACGGCGGCCGGGTTCGCCGTGGTCAAGGTCGGCAGCAGGGTCGCGAAGGCGATCGAGAACGGCGCCCGCTGGTCGGGCGGGAAGACCGCGGCGCTGGTCCGCCGGGCGACGCCGCTCGGATCCGCGTTCGTAGTAGTGGCCCTTGGGGCCGGTTTGGTGTTCAAGGGGGCGGCAACCGCACTCGGTTGA